One Triticum dicoccoides isolate Atlit2015 ecotype Zavitan chromosome 4B, WEW_v2.0, whole genome shotgun sequence genomic window carries:
- the LOC119294905 gene encoding AMSH-like ubiquitin thioesterase 2 isoform X2 gives MVQPAFGSSTGPLQKPSSRWNHQEEPDRHLVKSYASLPYPKDETLSRHSILGPNGLHGQWTRPVSGVKVQYPSYPELNQSNIPSLVPAILNQNDSHDPHTTSLDGLTNNNGEMQSVLSLDDGQWSLPVKEPASVSPASFEEEFSQLNIRQPNPPPVLAQVHPERRPISPSRVADPRPGLATSDTGRFQNLHVPVALMESFLRLAEANTAKNLETCGILAGNLKKRTFYVTTLIIPKQESTSDSCQATNEEEIFEVQDKGSLFTLGWIHTHPTQTCFLSSIDLHNHYSYQVMLPEAIAIVMAPTDTTRKHGIFHLTDPGGMGVIHDCQETGFHPHEEPLDGTSIYEHCSHVYMNPSVKFDMVDLRRV, from the exons ATGGTGCAG CCAGCATTTGGAAGCTCAACAGGACCATTGCAGAAACCATCCTCTAGGTGGAACCATCAAGAGGAACCTGATAGGCATCTAGTCAAATC ATATGCCAGTTTGCCATATCCAAAAGATGAAACACTATCCAGACATTCAATACTAGGACCGAATGGGCTTCATGGCCAATGGACAAGGCCTGTTAGTGGTGTCAAG GTCCAGTATCCAAGTTACCCCGAACTGAACCAAAGCAATATCCCTAG TTTAGTTCCAGCAATCTTGAACCAAAATGACTCACATGATCCTCATACAACATCACTGGATGGATTGACAAATAACAATGGTGAGATGCAGTCTGTTCTCTCACTTGATGATGGTCAATGGTCTTTACCAGTAAAAGAGCCAGCCTCTGTGTCTCCTGCTAGTTTCGAGGAAGAATTCTCCCAGCTGAATATAAGACAGCCTAACCCCCCACCAGTCCTGGCACAAGTACATCCTGAGCGTAGACCGATTTCTCCATCAAGAGTAGCTGATCCAAGACCAGGACTTGCTACCTCTGACACAGGACGTTTTCAAAATTTGCATGTG CCGGTGGCATTAATGGAGTCTTTTCTGAGACTTGCTGAGGCAAATACTGCAAAAAATCTGGAAACATGTGGGATTCTTGCTGGTAACCTG AAAAAGAGAACTTTTTATGTGACGACACTGATAATTCCTAAGCAGGAATCAACGTCTGATTCA TGTCAAGCTACGAATGAAGAGGAAATATTTGAAGTTCAGGACAAAGGCTCACTTTTCACCCTCGGTTGGATTCAT ACACATCCGACACAGACCTGCTTTCTGTCTTCCATTGATCTTCATAATCATTATTCGTATCAG GTCATGCttcctgaagcaattgcaattgtcATGGCACCTACCGATACAACAAG GAAGCACGGCATATTTCACCTCACGGATCCAGGTGGCATGGGGGTGATCCACGATTGCCAGGAGACTGGTTTCCATCCTCACGAGGAGCCTCTTGATGGCACTTCAATCTACGAGCATTGCTCTCATGTGTACATGAACCCCAGTGTGAAGTTTGATATGGTCGACCTCCGTCGCGTGTGA
- the LOC119294905 gene encoding AMSH-like ubiquitin thioesterase 3 isoform X1 gives MAMASPWQAGRRINIEGMARPVAVDHRISLPYYFRIADNLLRQANIYREEKNLIDLYIILLRYSSLLSETIPKHRDYHAFKSREKEFLKKGPHNSDKLLNVISELESLKPIVKQQIAELNRRAAEERNGPHETYAGNGASSRTDQLAASPYMVQPAFGSSTGPLQKPSSRWNHQEEPDRHLVKSYASLPYPKDETLSRHSILGPNGLHGQWTRPVSGVKVQYPSYPELNQSNIPSLVPAILNQNDSHDPHTTSLDGLTNNNGEMQSVLSLDDGQWSLPVKEPASVSPASFEEEFSQLNIRQPNPPPVLAQVHPERRPISPSRVADPRPGLATSDTGRFQNLHVPVALMESFLRLAEANTAKNLETCGILAGNLKKRTFYVTTLIIPKQESTSDSCQATNEEEIFEVQDKGSLFTLGWIHTHPTQTCFLSSIDLHNHYSYQVMLPEAIAIVMAPTDTTRKHGIFHLTDPGGMGVIHDCQETGFHPHEEPLDGTSIYEHCSHVYMNPSVKFDMVDLRRV, from the exons ATGGCCATGGCATCACCTTGGCAAGCTGGGAGACGCATAAACATCGAGGGGATGGCGCGTCCGGTGGCGGTGGACCACCGCATCAGCCTCCCCTACTACTTCCGCATCGCCGACAATCTTCTCCGCCAG GCGAACATATATCGAGAGGAAAAGAACCTCATCGACCTGTACATTATCCTCCTGAGATACtcgag CCTGTTGTCTGAGACGATCCCGAAGCATCGTGATTACCATGCATTCAAGTCAAGAGAGAAGGAATTCCTGAAGAAAGGGCCGCATAACTCAGAT AAACTCTTGAATGTTATCAGTGAGCTCGAGTCTCTGAAGCCGATTGTGAAACAGCAAATTGCTGAGCTTAATAGAAGGGCTGCAGAAGAACGTAATGGTCCACATGAAACCTATGCTGGAAATGGTGCAAGCAGTAGGACAGATCAGCTTGCTGCAAGTCCGTATATGGTGCAG CCAGCATTTGGAAGCTCAACAGGACCATTGCAGAAACCATCCTCTAGGTGGAACCATCAAGAGGAACCTGATAGGCATCTAGTCAAATC ATATGCCAGTTTGCCATATCCAAAAGATGAAACACTATCCAGACATTCAATACTAGGACCGAATGGGCTTCATGGCCAATGGACAAGGCCTGTTAGTGGTGTCAAG GTCCAGTATCCAAGTTACCCCGAACTGAACCAAAGCAATATCCCTAG TTTAGTTCCAGCAATCTTGAACCAAAATGACTCACATGATCCTCATACAACATCACTGGATGGATTGACAAATAACAATGGTGAGATGCAGTCTGTTCTCTCACTTGATGATGGTCAATGGTCTTTACCAGTAAAAGAGCCAGCCTCTGTGTCTCCTGCTAGTTTCGAGGAAGAATTCTCCCAGCTGAATATAAGACAGCCTAACCCCCCACCAGTCCTGGCACAAGTACATCCTGAGCGTAGACCGATTTCTCCATCAAGAGTAGCTGATCCAAGACCAGGACTTGCTACCTCTGACACAGGACGTTTTCAAAATTTGCATGTG CCGGTGGCATTAATGGAGTCTTTTCTGAGACTTGCTGAGGCAAATACTGCAAAAAATCTGGAAACATGTGGGATTCTTGCTGGTAACCTG AAAAAGAGAACTTTTTATGTGACGACACTGATAATTCCTAAGCAGGAATCAACGTCTGATTCA TGTCAAGCTACGAATGAAGAGGAAATATTTGAAGTTCAGGACAAAGGCTCACTTTTCACCCTCGGTTGGATTCAT ACACATCCGACACAGACCTGCTTTCTGTCTTCCATTGATCTTCATAATCATTATTCGTATCAG GTCATGCttcctgaagcaattgcaattgtcATGGCACCTACCGATACAACAAG GAAGCACGGCATATTTCACCTCACGGATCCAGGTGGCATGGGGGTGATCCACGATTGCCAGGAGACTGGTTTCCATCCTCACGAGGAGCCTCTTGATGGCACTTCAATCTACGAGCATTGCTCTCATGTGTACATGAACCCCAGTGTGAAGTTTGATATGGTCGACCTCCGTCGCGTGTGA